TGCAGGGTTAGCTAGATCAGAAAGCGCGCGACAACGGTTAAATCGTTCGATTGAAATTGTGAATAAATTTGCTCCACGTGTTACCGTTGAGAATACCACTCAAGTTACGATTGGCACGTTAATCCGTTCCACCCAAGAAGCGCATGCTGAAAAATGGAAACTCACAACGAACGGCGTTGCTGGAAAAACTGCCACACAGTTACGTCAATTTTTTGATGAGACACAGGGATACCGACAAAACCCGGTGCCAAAACGAGCAATAGAAATTTTCTTCTTGTTGGATGAAATTGAATCATCTGGTGGCGCACCTGTTCTGACCTGGGAACAACTGGAAAAAACAAGAAAATTTGTTATGAGCAAAGTGAGGACAGCGAGTATATTTGACACTGGTGCGTGGTTAGGTACTTGGCTTGCGACTGAAACAGGCGCGCGAACCGGTGAGATTTTGGGCGCTGAATTTGGTGACATTCACCAAAATAATCAAGAAGTCATCGTGTTCAATATTTCTAAATTTTTCAATCTTACTGAGGATCGATTTACATCGCACGTTAAAGCGAGAATAACGGGTGAGAACCGAGATAGCTTAGCACTTTCGGATGAATTAGTTACCGCACTTCGTGAATTCGAAAAGCGTCGAAAAAAATTCCTTGATGCTAATCATATTGATGTTGCTAATAAATTGGTTATGTTAGATATCAAACGCGTTAAGCGTACTGCCGAAGCGAAACCGGCAAGAATAGCACCGTTTGAAGTACAGCTAGAGGCGTTGCGTAAATTAATGAAAATGCCGAATTTGACGGTTTACAGCTTTAGAAAAACGATTGCGATCCAACTAGTAGCGGACGGTGTCCCTATCGCACAAGTTGCTCAAATCATGGGACACACTCCCGAAACATTGATGCGCTATTACATTAAACCGCAGGGCACACCGCTTGATGTGTTAAACATGTTCAACGACAAGCGTGCTTCGTGACACCAATTTGACACCACCTTTTAGAGGAATGCAGGTTTATCAAGGTGTTAGAGACGAAAATATGTTTCACGTGAAACAATACAAGTTGGCCAAACATTAAAAAAATTTATTAAAAAAATTTATTAAAAAAATTTATTAAAAAAATTTATTAAAAAAATAAAGAGGCTATAAACATTTAAATGACAATGTTTATAGCCTCTTTAAGATGATGTTAATACGTATCAAATGGCGTTAAAGTCGAAATTTAGGTTCATTTGTTGTAATATTAATAGCGTTGTTTTCAAGGACGCACAATCTAATAATAAGAGAATAAATTATGTGGAAAAAAATATTAATATTATGCGTGATTATTGCCGTAGTTGGTGTGGGGATGACAGCCTTTTTTAAAAACTACAACGTGAAGATTGCGATCACGACAAAGCAGCATCAAACTAAGCATCCAAAGAGGCAACTGCAAACGGATTGGTCGCAACAAAATGTTGTGGTATTTGGGGACTCAGTTTCGGTAGGTTATACCGGTATTGCAAATCATGCTGATACAAATGCGTGGACCTACCAAGTGGCTAAGAAGTTGAAATTCCATTCATTCACGAAGTATGCGGTGAATGCAGCGACCATTACAGGTAATGACACAACCAAAGATTTCTTAGGCCAAATACAACGTTTTCAAATGAGCAAAACTGCTGATTCAGCAACAGTGGCAATTATTTCGCTTGGTGTGAACGACATTAATTTAACGAAATATACGCCGGCTGAAGTCGCTAAGCAATTAAAATATTACATTAATGAGTTAAAGGCGATGAACTCAAAGTTAGTCATTTATGGTGTTGATCCAATGGCTAATTATGTTTTGAATGATAAAAAACAGAACACAAAAAACGCCGTGGGTTACACAGCTAATGCTTATATCCAAGCAATTAATCAGGTATATCAACAAAAGGGCATTCAAGTCTATAACTGGGCAAAAGATCCGATTGTGACTGATGAAAATCACCAAAAAATGTACGGTGATCATGTCATTCATCCAACGCAAGCGACACAAAATAAAATGGCCCAGCATTTAGCAACGTGGCTCGCAAATCAATAAGAGAAAAAGCAGGATTCAGCAGTGATGCAAGGATTCTGCTTTTCTAACAAATTTAAGGTAGCAGGTATGGTAAAACAACGTATTCAACTATTTGATATCGCTCGTGGGTTAGCGATATTTATGGTTATTTCAGCGCATACGCTGACGATTTTTAAAGGAACTTCAATTAGTAATTTTTTGTTTTTAGGTAATTTAGCTGTTTTCTTTGTTGTCTCAGGATATTTTTATCGACCAAAGTCACTCATGCAAATTGTAAAAACAGGCGTAAACACATTATTGATCCCATATTTTATTGCTGCAATTGGCTATTTACTAATTCGTGGTTTCATCGGGGTAGTTTTTTTGCACCACGAGTTCATTACGACGGCAAAATGGATATCACTAATTTATGCGAATGGTGTATTAGCAACGACGCCAACTGGTTATGAATTAACGGCTCAGATTGGGGCGATTTGGTTCTTACCAACGATGTTTATCGCTAATATTATTTTCCAATTGATTATGCGTTTATCAAAACGTTGGGAGCAAAGGTTAGTCATTTTAGTGATGTTTATCTTAGGGGTAGGGCTAGCCCATTTTGGATTATGGCCATGGTCATTTCAAACGGCGCTTCAGGTTCAAGTATTTTATATGTTTGGCTACGAATTAGCGCAATATGTAAAGCAACACCAGACGTTGATCTTTACTAAATGGTGGGTTGGTTGGAGCAGCTTTACAGTTTGGTTAGTCAGTAGCTGGTTTACCTGGTATGGGTTAAACCAGGGGCGGGCTGAGCACATTGTGTTAGCCACCATCGCAGCAGCAGCCAGTGCGATTGCCATTTTGAGCTTTAGCTATTTTATCGAAAGACATTGGGTCTGGCTGACAAAATTTTTAGCATATGCTGGGGAATTCTCGTTGATCATTTTGATAATTCACACAACTGACCTTAATTTAACCGATATGTATTTGCAACAATTCATGGATCGGCAAGCACCAGGTACGCGATTAATGATGTATATCAGTTTAACGATCCTTCGTATTGGGTATGCAACTGGCTTAACTTGGATTATTCTAAAATTTAGGTTGTTACGTAAGTGGTTGGTGCAACGTGATTTTCCAATTACTAAGTAACATAAAATAAGACCGCAACGCTGATTTTTCCAGCATTGCGGTCTTATTTTGATTACTTATTGATATTACGGATGAAGTTGTTAAAGGGTTCATCGGCTGTTTTCTTGGGAATGACAAGACCTTGTTGGCGGCCTACTAGCAAGTAGATCGCAGTTTTATCTTCGACAATCTTATAGATGTTGGTGTAATCAAAACGCGTTTTACCAAGACTTGAGGTTTGTTCAACATAGGTGTCAAAGAAATTGTAATGCACCGCCAGATTTTGTATAGCTTCATTTGAAGTATATGTGCGTTTAATCATCACCGTGTAGAAGGCAAAAAACAAGAACATAAAAGCCAAACCGCCAAGAATATTAAGCAACCAGGAGGTATTCCCGGAGGTCATTGCGGCTAGCAAGTAACCAACAAGGAAGATTAAGGTCAGAAAAACACTTAGACGCGTGCGATTAACGATGAGTGTGAATTTACGATACGTCACAAAGTCAAAGGTGACATCTTGTTCGTATAACTTTTTCATTGGATGCTCCTAGAAAATGAGGCCGAGACCCAAGCCAAGTGCTAAGAAGATTGAAATGACAACGGCATTTTTAATCGCCAAGATGAAATTTGGGTTTTTAGCAGGATTGGCTTGGAATTTGCGGACGTTGCGATGCACGATTGGATATGACAGAATTGCGATCAAAGCTGTCCAAGGCAAAATACCCAATAGGACGGAGATAATCACCATGACATAGCCAGCATCATAAATCCAACCAAATAACTTCAAGGTTGTGGCCTTACCGAGGTAAAAGGCCAAGGTATGGCGACCTTCAGCGACATCTTCTTCAAAATCACCAAGGTTATTAGCCAACATGATATTTCCAATGGCAAACCAGGCCACCGCAGATGCAAAGATAGCATGCCACAGGAGTGTGAAATTAAAAGTTGGCGCAATATTAACATAAGTTGCTGCCAAGAAGATGAGGTAGCCCATCGTTAAGCCGGAAGCCAGTTCACCAAACGGTGTACGTGATAAGGGTACTGGTGTCCCAGCATACCAGTAGGCAATGACAAACCCGATGATCCCCATGAATAGTAAGGGTAGGCCAGTAACGGTCACTAGCCAAATGCCGCCGATGGCCACAAAGGCTACTAAGCCAAACAAGGTACCCCATCCTTGGACAGGCGTGATCCCAGCTTCACCGATGATGTTGTTAACCCCATTTTTCCAGTCATCACTCGTGGCCCGTTGAAAGTCGGATAAGTTATTCCAGACGTTAACGGCCATTTGGAGCGCGAAAGCAACTAACGCAAAGACAATGGCGTAAGTAGGATGTATCAGGTGATAAGTTTTAACTGCGTACAAGTTACCTAAAATTAAAGGTAGCGCACTGGCAACGAGTGACTGAATCTCAATAAATTTCAGCCATTGTTTAAAAGTCATGAATCTTTCTCTTTTCTAGATAGTGCGGAAGGTACGGCGATTTTCATCGACGGTGCCAGCCGTCACTATCACTTGATCAATACGTGCAAAGGGAGACGGATTAGCTTTGATTGCGGCAACAAAGTGTTCAATGTCAGCTTCTGCTCCTTGCGCTTCAATTTTAACAGTTCCATCACTGACATTCCAGACAACGCCAGTGATGTGGTGCTTTTTGGCAATGAGTTGGGTTGAATAGCGGAAGCCGACTCCTTGGACATGCCCAAATATATGGATATTGATTGCTTGCATAATTTTCCCCTTTTAATGGTAGTTTAACATATAAATTAACAGTAAAAAACCGACTACAAACCCCCAATAGAGGGTGTGTAATCGGTCGATGAACTATTTTGTTAAATCATTTGTAAAGTATTTCTTCGAAATTTTGGTTAGTGTACCATTATTTTTGAGATGCTTTTCGGCTTTTTTAACGGCCTTAAGCAATTTTTTGTCTTTTTTGTTAAGCATTGGGTAGGCTTTTGAAGCACCGGCTTGCTTAGTCACATCAATTGTCCGCAATTTTTTAGCTTGCTTTGGGTTCGCTTTCTTATAGACCCCCCAGGCGGCATCATCGTTAATTGTGGCGTCAGCCTTACCAGACTCAATTAAGGTCATTGACTCACTGAAACCTGGCGATGCAACAATCGTGGCACCGAGTTTCTTAGCAGCTTGGCCGAAGTTGGATTCAGCTGTCTGAGCGGCCGTGTGGTTCTTGAGTTGTGCGGCCGTTTTAATTGATGACGACTTCTTAACAACCAAAACAGCACCCGTGTTGAGGTAGGCAGTGCCGAAACCATATTTTTTGAGACGTTCGGCATTCTTGGACATATTATTTAGGACAAGGTCGTATTTGTTAGTATCCAAACCGGCGACCAGAGAATCAAACTTAGTCGTCACGAATACAGGTTTCAGCTTTAATTGCTTGGCGATGGCCTTACCCACAGCAACATCGTAACCAACTAGGTTACCCTGCTTATTACGGTATGAGAATGGGGCGTAGGTACCCTCTAACCCAATGGTTAAAGTACCCTTGGTCTTCACCTCTGATTTATAGCTGGCAGCCGCAACGGTCGTTGTTGCAGGCACAAACGCACTGGTAACCAAACCAGCAGTCAAAGTAACAGCAGTTATTTTAAGCATCTTGTTCATTATTTTTCTCCTAATGTGGGTCAAGCTAGATTATAAAAATAAAATGAGCATCAACAGACATTAGTTGAGGCATTCATGATAAATGCCAAGTGTGATTGGGTATGCATGGACAATGCCTCCTTGAGAGAATTTAAGTCAAAATGACACCTGCATTGCGTTACTTTGACTTCTGAATACGGCTTTAACCATAGCGGAAAAGTTTTTGACCGTCAACCCTTGCAATTCGTAAGTATAAACCCTATCATTGGAAATGACTAAAATAAGAGTTTCTCAGAGGAGTTACCACATGATGTATCTGGTAAAGAATCAAATTACTTGCATCAACCTAGCGCGTTCACTGCGTTAGGTCGTTTTGGTCAACCATTAAAACGCTCTTTTATTTTACTGAAAAAGAATACGGAGTAGTTATTATGTTTGAATTCATTGGGACATATGGTCCAAAGCTATTATGGGCTGGGCTGCAATATACCATCCCCTTAGCACTTATTTCTTTCGTGATTGCCATCATAGTCGCGGGCGTCGTCGCGGTGGTGCGGTCATACCAAGTACGGGCGACTGGGCTTGGGTTAATTTTTTGGCGTATTATCCGATTTGTGGCTTGGTTCTATGTGTGGTTATTCCGCTCAACACCAATGTTAGTCCAGTTATTCGTGGTATTTTATGGGTTGCCAAAATTAGGAATCAGTTGGTTAGCGCCATCGGGTTGGGCAGCCGCCATTTGGGTGTTGTCTCTTAACACTGGGGCGTATGCTTCAGAAGCGATTCGCGCGGCCATTACGTCAATTCCGGATACGCAAAAAGAAGCCGCGGCCGCTTTGGGGATGACCGACGGGCAAGCTTATGTGCGGATTATTTTGCCACAAGCGTTACGGATTTCAATTCCCACACTTGCCAATTCATTTATTTCTTTGGTAAAAGACACATCGTTGGCGTCAGTAGTGACGATTGTTGAAATGTTTTACATGGGGCAGCAATTTGCCGCCGCTAACTTTGAACCCTTGCAAATGTATTTGTTAGTCGCCGCAATATACGCTTTGTTTGTATCAGTGCTGTCAATTCCGCAACACTTCTTACAACGCTGGGCAGATCGTTTTGTGAAAGGATAAGGATAACCATATGTTGCAATTAACCCATATTGATAAGCGATATGCAGAACACCATGCATTGATCGATATTAATCTGACCTTCAATGAACATGAAACAACCGTGATTGTTGGGCCATCAGGGTCGGGTAAATCAACGCTCTTGCGTTCTTTGAATCTATTAGAGATGCCAGATTCAGGGCAGTACACGATTGATGATCAGGTGATTGATTTTAGTCGGCCAGTGTCAACCGATGTGTTGTTAAAGGTACGCCGGTTGACAGGGATGGTTTTTCAGACACCACGGATGTTTGATCATTTGACGGTCCTGGGTAACTTGATTGAAGCACCCGTGCACGTTGCCAAAGTATCCAAGCCAGTCGCTACTAAGGAGGCCCAGGCCTTGTTAACCGCTGTTGGATTAGATAATACTGCAGATCGATACCCATACCAGCTCTCAGGTGGGCAAACGCAACGGATTGCCATCGCACGGGCCTTGGCAATGCATCCTAAGTATTTATTGTTAGATGAACCCACGTCGGCATTGGATCCAGAGATGGAAATGAAAGTGCTGCGCATTTTGAATGGGCTGTCACAGGAGCGGCAATCCATGATTATCGTGACCCATAATATGGAATTCGCACGGGCCGCGGCTGACCGTATTTTATTTATCGAAGATGGCGCGGTGCAATTTGACGGTAAACCGGCGACCTTCTTTGCATCGCCAACCGAGCGCATTCAGAATTTCTTACACGCCTTCACTCTTTAAAATAACCATCAATCAACACTAGTCCTCTTATAATTGAGAACTAGTGTTTTTATCAATACTGGTTGATGAACCACTTATATAGGAAAATCTAGTGTATCGGATGGGTTTCTTTTTGCTATAATTGAGAAATAATGACGGCTTGCTCATCTGTAAGTCGCGAAAGGAAAAGATATCATGGCAGAAAAGAACACATTTTATATCACAACCCCAATTTACTATCCATCTGGTAAGCTCCACATTGGAAATACGTATACGACGGTGTTGGCAGATGCGGCGGCTCGTTACCACCGTTTGTTGAACGAAGACGTTTACTATTTAACAGGAACTGACGAGCACGGGTTGAAGATTGAGCAAAAAGCTGAAAAGCTGAACATGACACCCAAGGAATACGTGGATGGCATGGCCGCCGATATTCAAAAGCTTTGGGCAGCATTGGATATTACCAATGATGGGTTTATCCGGACTACTGATGAGCAACACGAAAAGGCTGTTCAGAAGATTTTCCAACAGTTGCTTGATCAAGGTGATATTTACAAGGGTGAATATGAAGGTTGGTATTCAGTTGACGATGAAGAGTACTTTACTGAATCTCAATTAGCTGAGGTTTATCGCGATGAAAACGGTAAAGTGATCGGTGGTAAGGCGCCCTCAGGACATGAAGTTGAGCTAGTTAAGGAAGAATCATACTTCTTTGCCATGTCAAAATACGCTGATTGGTTGTTGGAGTATTACCACACGCACCCAGAATTTATTCAACCTGAGACGCGTATGAATGAGATGATTAATAACTTCATCAAGCCAGGCTTGGAAGACCTAGCAGTTACACGTACGGCCTTCTCATGGGGCGTACCTGTACCATCAGATCCAAAACACGTGATCTATGTCTGGATTGATGCTTTGTCAAACTACATTACGGCACTTGGTTGGTCGTCAGAGGAGGATGCCTTATATCAGAAATTCTGGCCAGCTAATGTACACTTGGTTGGTAAGGAAATCGTCCGTTTCCACACGATTTATTGGCCAATTATGTTACATGCATTGGGCTTGCCATTGCCAAAGACAGTGATTGGGCATGGTTGGTTGACGATGCGTGATGGTAAGATGTCAAAGTCAAAGGGTAACGTGGTTTATCCAGATGTTTTGGCTGATCGTTATGGTATCGACTCAGTGCGTTATTACCTGTTACGTGCCATGCCATTCGGTAACGATGGGGTCTTCACACCAGAAGATTTCGTATCAAAGCTGAATTATGACTTGGCCAATGACTTGGGTAACTTATTGAACCGTACCGTAGCCATGATTAACAAGTACGAAGGTGGGGTTATCCCTGAGTTGCAGACGGGTGCCACTGAATTTGATGCTGATTTGATTAAAACAGCTGAAGATGTCATCGAAGCATACAATGGCTATATGGAGACATTGCACGTATCAGATGCATTGGCTGAGGTTTGGAAGTTAATCGCGCGGGCCAATAAGTATATCGATGAAACAACACCATGGGTATTGGCTAAGGATGAAGCACAGGCTGCTACCTTATCATCTGTTATGGCTCACTTAGCTGCTGCTTTGCGCGTAGCTGCAATCCTATTGCAACCAGCTTTGTCACAGGCACCAAAGCAAATCTTCGAACAACTCGGCTTGGCGGAAACAAACTTGTTGATCGCTGATCTGAAGTTTACTGATTTGCCAACTGGTGGCAAGGTCGTTGCCAAGGGTGAACCAATTTTCCCACGTGTTGACGTAGAGGCAGAAGTTGAATACATTCGCGATTCAATGATTGGTGGCGGTAAGGAAACGGCAGCAGTCAAGAAGGCCAAGGAAGCTGAAGCCAAGGTTGACGAGGCACAACCGGTTGCAGAGGACATTGAATTTGATGAATTTGAAAAAGTTTCAATGAAGGTTGCTGAGATTCTGGAAGTATCTGAGATTGAGGGTTCAAAAAAGCTTTTGATGTTCAAGTTAAACGACGGTACGCCAAACGGTCGGACAATCTTGTCAGGTATCAAGGCATTCTATCCAGAATATCAAACCTTAGTTGGTAAGAAGGTTATCTTTGTGGCTAACCTGAAGCCTCGTACGATGATGAAGAAGTACGTCTCTGAAGGTATGATCCTATCAGCTGAAAAAGATGACAAACTTGTTCTGACAATTTTGCCAGATGAAGCTGTTCCTGGTGCAGAAATCGTTTAAAATGATGACTAAAATCTCGGTGAAGCAATCCACTGAGATTTTTTATTTATTGGCGGCCTGTTTGTAAAAATTAATAAAGACCAACTTACTCAATTAGGGTCTGAGAAATTTTCATGCTAGAATAAATCATAGTTAATTCCGAGTATAGAGAATAGGATAATGTAATGAAAACCTTTAAAAACATTATGGGATATGTTGTTCCCATCGTTGTTGGTCTATTGATTGCTTTGTTGATTAAGCAATACTGGTTCACCTTGGTTAGGGTTGACGGTACGTCAATGGATCCAAATCTGTATGATACTGAACAAGTTTTCGTCATGCGCTCAGAATCGATCCATCGTGGTAGTGTGATTGTGTTTGATGCTTTTGGTGAGAATCCAGAAGAAACGAGTACAAAGAACTACGTGAAGCGTGTGATTGCGGTTGCTGGTGATAAACTTTCCGCTAAAAATGGCGTATTGAAGGTTAATGGCAAGACGATCGACCAATCATACATTTCTAAATCAGAACAAAAAGCGACAAATGAAATTAATAATGTTGGCAATTGGAATAACTTATCAGAGTTGGCTAAGCGCCAAGGTTGGCAAAAGAATGAAAATACGATTATCGTACCAAAGGGCAAGTACTTTGTCTTAGGGGACCATCGCTCAGTTTCCAATGATTCCCGTTACTGGGGATTTGTCGATAAAAGTAAGGTTATGGGTGTTGTCAAGGCTGGTTTTTGGACTAACAAGACCCAGCAAATTAACATTAACGACCAATGGCAAACTTTTTTTACCAAGTAAACTAGCTAAAGCTATCAACTTCTAGAAGTTGATAGCTTTATTTAGTTACCAGGTGTGATGGCTGCTTAGTGCAATCAATTAGCAGAACTGTGCCAAGGGGTAGGGAGTATTATATAATGAGTGATAGATGAGCGAGAAGGGCTCGCATAAAGGAGTGTATCATGGCGAAAACATATGCCATCATCGGCCTTGGTCGATTCGGTAGTTCATTATTAGAATCATTAATTAGTGCTGGTCAGGAGGTTTTGGCGATTGATCGTGATGCCGACGTCATCGAAGACTACATGGATAAGGCGACGCATGCCGTGATTGCTGATTCACAGGATGAAGAGGCCTTGCGTGACCTCGATTTACCTAGCTTTGATCATGTCATTGTGGCGATTGGCCATAATCAACAAGCTTCAATTTTGACGACGGTATTATTGAAGGATATTGGTGTTAAGAGTGTC
This is a stretch of genomic DNA from Weissella soli. It encodes these proteins:
- a CDS encoding site-specific integrase; amino-acid sequence: MAKSPTFTKVKDGKHKGEYLIRVQYRDVETGKLKSLPRKYARTKSDALKLWSEMTNQPKTPTSQEKFQQNTLLATSFEHWANQRLDAGLARSESARQRLNRSIEIVNKFAPRVTVENTTQVTIGTLIRSTQEAHAEKWKLTTNGVAGKTATQLRQFFDETQGYRQNPVPKRAIEIFFLLDEIESSGGAPVLTWEQLEKTRKFVMSKVRTASIFDTGAWLGTWLATETGARTGEILGAEFGDIHQNNQEVIVFNISKFFNLTEDRFTSHVKARITGENRDSLALSDELVTALREFEKRRKKFLDANHIDVANKLVMLDIKRVKRTAEAKPARIAPFEVQLEALRKLMKMPNLTVYSFRKTIAIQLVADGVPIAQVAQIMGHTPETLMRYYIKPQGTPLDVLNMFNDKRAS
- a CDS encoding SGNH/GDSL hydrolase family protein; protein product: MWKKILILCVIIAVVGVGMTAFFKNYNVKIAITTKQHQTKHPKRQLQTDWSQQNVVVFGDSVSVGYTGIANHADTNAWTYQVAKKLKFHSFTKYAVNAATITGNDTTKDFLGQIQRFQMSKTADSATVAIISLGVNDINLTKYTPAEVAKQLKYYINELKAMNSKLVIYGVDPMANYVLNDKKQNTKNAVGYTANAYIQAINQVYQQKGIQVYNWAKDPIVTDENHQKMYGDHVIHPTQATQNKMAQHLATWLANQ
- a CDS encoding acyltransferase family protein; the protein is MVKQRIQLFDIARGLAIFMVISAHTLTIFKGTSISNFLFLGNLAVFFVVSGYFYRPKSLMQIVKTGVNTLLIPYFIAAIGYLLIRGFIGVVFLHHEFITTAKWISLIYANGVLATTPTGYELTAQIGAIWFLPTMFIANIIFQLIMRLSKRWEQRLVILVMFILGVGLAHFGLWPWSFQTALQVQVFYMFGYELAQYVKQHQTLIFTKWWVGWSSFTVWLVSSWFTWYGLNQGRAEHIVLATIAAAASAIAILSFSYFIERHWVWLTKFLAYAGEFSLIILIIHTTDLNLTDMYLQQFMDRQAPGTRLMMYISLTILRIGYATGLTWIILKFRLLRKWLVQRDFPITK
- a CDS encoding YcxB family protein — encoded protein: MKKLYEQDVTFDFVTYRKFTLIVNRTRLSVFLTLIFLVGYLLAAMTSGNTSWLLNILGGLAFMFLFFAFYTVMIKRTYTSNEAIQNLAVHYNFFDTYVEQTSSLGKTRFDYTNIYKIVEDKTAIYLLVGRQQGLVIPKKTADEPFNNFIRNINK
- a CDS encoding prenyltransferase, whose product is MTFKQWLKFIEIQSLVASALPLILGNLYAVKTYHLIHPTYAIVFALVAFALQMAVNVWNNLSDFQRATSDDWKNGVNNIIGEAGITPVQGWGTLFGLVAFVAIGGIWLVTVTGLPLLFMGIIGFVIAYWYAGTPVPLSRTPFGELASGLTMGYLIFLAATYVNIAPTFNFTLLWHAIFASAVAWFAIGNIMLANNLGDFEEDVAEGRHTLAFYLGKATTLKLFGWIYDAGYVMVIISVLLGILPWTALIAILSYPIVHRNVRKFQANPAKNPNFILAIKNAVVISIFLALGLGLGLIF
- a CDS encoding acylphosphatase, with product MQAINIHIFGHVQGVGFRYSTQLIAKKHHITGVVWNVSDGTVKIEAQGAEADIEHFVAAIKANPSPFARIDQVIVTAGTVDENRRTFRTI
- a CDS encoding transporter substrate-binding domain-containing protein; its protein translation is MNKMLKITAVTLTAGLVTSAFVPATTTVAAASYKSEVKTKGTLTIGLEGTYAPFSYRNKQGNLVGYDVAVGKAIAKQLKLKPVFVTTKFDSLVAGLDTNKYDLVLNNMSKNAERLKKYGFGTAYLNTGAVLVVKKSSSIKTAAQLKNHTAAQTAESNFGQAAKKLGATIVASPGFSESMTLIESGKADATINDDAAWGVYKKANPKQAKKLRTIDVTKQAGASKAYPMLNKKDKKLLKAVKKAEKHLKNNGTLTKISKKYFTNDLTK
- a CDS encoding amino acid ABC transporter permease, yielding MFEFIGTYGPKLLWAGLQYTIPLALISFVIAIIVAGVVAVVRSYQVRATGLGLIFWRIIRFVAWFYVWLFRSTPMLVQLFVVFYGLPKLGISWLAPSGWAAAIWVLSLNTGAYASEAIRAAITSIPDTQKEAAAALGMTDGQAYVRIILPQALRISIPTLANSFISLVKDTSLASVVTIVEMFYMGQQFAAANFEPLQMYLLVAAIYALFVSVLSIPQHFLQRWADRFVKG
- a CDS encoding amino acid ABC transporter ATP-binding protein, encoding MLQLTHIDKRYAEHHALIDINLTFNEHETTVIVGPSGSGKSTLLRSLNLLEMPDSGQYTIDDQVIDFSRPVSTDVLLKVRRLTGMVFQTPRMFDHLTVLGNLIEAPVHVAKVSKPVATKEAQALLTAVGLDNTADRYPYQLSGGQTQRIAIARALAMHPKYLLLDEPTSALDPEMEMKVLRILNGLSQERQSMIIVTHNMEFARAAADRILFIEDGAVQFDGKPATFFASPTERIQNFLHAFTL
- the metG gene encoding methionine--tRNA ligase → MAEKNTFYITTPIYYPSGKLHIGNTYTTVLADAAARYHRLLNEDVYYLTGTDEHGLKIEQKAEKLNMTPKEYVDGMAADIQKLWAALDITNDGFIRTTDEQHEKAVQKIFQQLLDQGDIYKGEYEGWYSVDDEEYFTESQLAEVYRDENGKVIGGKAPSGHEVELVKEESYFFAMSKYADWLLEYYHTHPEFIQPETRMNEMINNFIKPGLEDLAVTRTAFSWGVPVPSDPKHVIYVWIDALSNYITALGWSSEEDALYQKFWPANVHLVGKEIVRFHTIYWPIMLHALGLPLPKTVIGHGWLTMRDGKMSKSKGNVVYPDVLADRYGIDSVRYYLLRAMPFGNDGVFTPEDFVSKLNYDLANDLGNLLNRTVAMINKYEGGVIPELQTGATEFDADLIKTAEDVIEAYNGYMETLHVSDALAEVWKLIARANKYIDETTPWVLAKDEAQAATLSSVMAHLAAALRVAAILLQPALSQAPKQIFEQLGLAETNLLIADLKFTDLPTGGKVVAKGEPIFPRVDVEAEVEYIRDSMIGGGKETAAVKKAKEAEAKVDEAQPVAEDIEFDEFEKVSMKVAEILEVSEIEGSKKLLMFKLNDGTPNGRTILSGIKAFYPEYQTLVGKKVIFVANLKPRTMMKKYVSEGMILSAEKDDKLVLTILPDEAVPGAEIV
- the lepB gene encoding signal peptidase I, encoding MKTFKNIMGYVVPIVVGLLIALLIKQYWFTLVRVDGTSMDPNLYDTEQVFVMRSESIHRGSVIVFDAFGENPEETSTKNYVKRVIAVAGDKLSAKNGVLKVNGKTIDQSYISKSEQKATNEINNVGNWNNLSELAKRQGWQKNENTIIVPKGKYFVLGDHRSVSNDSRYWGFVDKSKVMGVVKAGFWTNKTQQININDQWQTFFTK